The genomic region CCCAGCGGATTCAAAAGAAACGGTCCTGGTTCAGTTTTCTGAAACGGAGGTAAGGAGATCCATTAAGACGTATTAACCAGGCTAAGAGTCTGGTAAGAGCCTGGTATGAAGATAGATGGGTAATGCCTACTGTACCCTTATCACTGTAGGCACTCGGCCACGCTGTGGGTTGGATCCGGGCGGGTTCAACCTTAGGCGCAAGTCGCCAAGGGTGTGGTTAGGGGAGTATAATCCCTAAAAAGAGCCTTTAGTTATGTTGCTTGGTTAAGCAGTATAACTAAGGGCTTTTTAAACTTTTTGGCCTGCATAGCTATCCTTATAGGAAATACGATTGAGAGGGGCGGTTTATATTGAAAAAAGTACGTAAAGCCATTATACCGGCAGCCGGACTGGGGACCCGTTTCCTGCCTGCGACAAAAGCCATGCCTAAAGAAATGTTGCCCATTGTAGACAAGCCAACCATTCAATACATCGTTGAAGAAGCCGTAGCATCGGGCATTGAAGATATTATTATTGTCACCGGTAAAGGTAAACGGGCCATAGAGGATCACTTTGACCATGCCTTTGAGCTTGAGCAAAACCTGCTTAAAAAGCAAAAGTTTGATCTGTTAGAAGAAGTACATCACGCATCAAATTTGGTTGACATTCATTATATTCGTCAAAAAGAGCCAAAAGGTTTGGGTCATGCCGTATGGTGTGCAAGAAAATTTATTGGGGATGAACCGTTTGCTGTTCTATTAGGCGACGATATTGTTCAAGCGGAAACGCCTTGTTTAAAGCAGTTAATGGATGAATTTGAGAAAACACAATGCTCGATTATAGGTGTGCAAACTGTACCGGAGGATCAGACTCACCGTTATGGGATTGTGGAGTTTTCTTCGCAAAAAGGAAGGATGTATGAGGTTTACAATTTGGTGGAAAAGCCTCCAAAAGGTACGGCATCTTCTAACCTGGCGATTATGGGCAGATACATTTTAACCCCTGAGATTTTTACGTACTTAGATAAGCAGGAAATTGGTGCCGGCGGTGAAATCCAGCTTACAGATGCCATTCAAAAATTAAATCAGGTTCAAAAAGTGTATGCTTATAACTTTGAGGGCAAGCGATATGATGTGGGGGAGAAGTTGGGTTATATTCAGACTACAATTGAGATGGCTCTTCAGCATGAAGATTTAAAGTATGATTTATTGAACTTCTTAAATCATATTGTTAGATCTGAAATGGTTGAAAGGAGATAAAAATGCCTCAAAGTAAGTTAGATTATAATTTATCCCCGACAGAGCGATATAGTACAACGAGATTGGCACAACCGTCAATATTATTTTTAACGGTAAAAAGATCGATCGACATTATAGGCAGCATTGTGGGACTAATTGTTT from Caldalkalibacillus thermarum harbors:
- the galU gene encoding UTP--glucose-1-phosphate uridylyltransferase GalU codes for the protein MKKVRKAIIPAAGLGTRFLPATKAMPKEMLPIVDKPTIQYIVEEAVASGIEDIIIVTGKGKRAIEDHFDHAFELEQNLLKKQKFDLLEEVHHASNLVDIHYIRQKEPKGLGHAVWCARKFIGDEPFAVLLGDDIVQAETPCLKQLMDEFEKTQCSIIGVQTVPEDQTHRYGIVEFSSQKGRMYEVYNLVEKPPKGTASSNLAIMGRYILTPEIFTYLDKQEIGAGGEIQLTDAIQKLNQVQKVYAYNFEGKRYDVGEKLGYIQTTIEMALQHEDLKYDLLNFLNHIVRSEMVERR